The sequence below is a genomic window from Candidatus Methylomirabilota bacterium.
GACCCGCAGCCCGCAGGCGAGCCGCTGATGGGCATCGAGCGGGTCGCCGCGGTCACGATGTGGACGGTCATGGCCGCCGTCGTCCTGATCCTGCTGTCGCCACTCATCGTGACGGTGGCCGTGTCCTTCAGCTCGTCGCCGGTCTTCAATCTCCCGCCGCCCGAGTGGTCGCTCAGGTGGTACCAGCGGACGATGACCCGGGAGAGCCTGTGGGCGTCCGTGCGACTGTCGGTGGAGATCGCCCTCCTGTCGACCGGGGTCTCCCTGGTGCTCGGCACCTTGTGCGCGATCGCGGTGGCGCGGGGGACCTTCCCGGGGAAGACCGCGGTGGTGACTTTCATGGTCTCCCCGCTCATGATGCCGGGCCTCGTCCTCGGCGTGGCGATCCTGCAAGCCTTGCGGGAGGTCGGCCTCCGCGACGCCTGGGCCGGGCTCCTCATCGGGCACGTGG
It includes:
- a CDS encoding ABC transporter permease produces the protein MGIERVAAVTMWTVMAAVVLILLSPLIVTVAVSFSSSPVFNLPPPEWSLRWYQRTMTRESLWASVRLSVEIALLSTGVSLVLGTLCAIAVARGTFPGKTAVVTFMVSPLMMPGLVLGVAILQALREVGLRDAWAGLLIGHVVITLPYVTRTVLASLSLFDFTLIEAARTLGSSYPRSLLKVMVPVLAPAFLTSGLFAFLASMDNYPISIFLIDARNKTLPILMLQYLEENPDPTIAAVSSGLILLTIVVLLLADRLVGLRRLADF